Proteins co-encoded in one Eriocheir sinensis breed Jianghai 21 chromosome 5, ASM2467909v1, whole genome shotgun sequence genomic window:
- the LOC126985386 gene encoding uncharacterized protein LOC126985386, producing the protein MGWGWRPAACGGRGGPARVWAWVCLLAWAGCWAARAEGCGMGELRCHDGSCVSADQYCDGEADCAGSEDEPAHCTQCNRLYYGTVGKTYELQVLWPLQTKRAPVCNLTLVAAGGPHGDLIQLAFHKFTLGKLNSHTDQGCPHGHMQIIENQRIYRPGFWCGDGLGLPMYYSETPSVSVIITRLPTDNDLTALDDFPSYYVKMSYKFLRRGSAVVRYGKEEEPKYLGLRDKTTVCNAFFSNCDQQPCYVQSPNFPGMYPRNTTCYYHLKQTKAPPGKRAIIALSQDDGQLVHIKSQAQPHDTAERHLKLYGDCYYVGDYVRVYDGNSTTSPVLVTFCRGDVVPEIVSSGPDVLIEFTTSPFDRPNHEVPWTHLAGFELKAETRFIPQDAIGEDCRVVIRSSDNSSGWVEGASHSVPPNTTCVWQFLGSHGQVVWITFVYYTRTTQLAKLQGKLCSTQLVIADGEWPEGTSIARHCRDTELRTCHRARRLKEDASVRPCDRNESYVSTGRNLSIQQLFEDGSIVTKVSFLLRYEFVDRRQTGDWVGDPCQRVIRSDGAERGSFTFSAPRDVFLYGRGGRSAVSCSWRLLGAPDQVVRLTITALQTGSSSCRREVNRQTKALRCIPGSPSHMSLSVSEWPWADVELPLACVCTQDEIPLTRESHGPDLTLNMTIRGMLTHEDYSHYSFNASYEFLKAPGCIGATRVLTGAAGEVVASSSSSDTKAKCEGFPWLLKTPPKHALFLTLPRASLDNGTCASDTRLFFHVPGQADPVLGVCPAADPAAAITFFWPPQALGPRTINHPPPAAEDFDLAAREETEAEEKSFKQELDLREPNEQGSSLVVAWQPRSASQLRLRWLTTWTPEEADDLGTFPHFHPEGPGGWTDAHSALQCKELCPELHACIPSELWCDGKQHCPQGSDETVANCLLERVPWLYLTIASLTLLTLLSITVSAVSRHRQQKAKKRQQDARRVSTQESILPPKEKSLSAYALDYTDMDFETTV; encoded by the exons AGTGTAACCGCCTCTACTACGGCACGGTGGGCAAGACGTACGAGCTGCAGGTGCTGTGGCCGCTGCAGACGAAGCGCGCGCCCGTGTGCAACCTGACGCTGGTGGCTGCCGGGGGGCCGCACGGGGACCTCATCCAGCTGGCCTTCCACAAGTTCACTCTGGGCAAACTGAACTCCCACACGGACCAGGGCTGCCCGCACGGCCACATGCAGATCATCGAGAACCAGCGCATATACAG aCCGGGCTTCTGGTGCGGGGACGGCCTCGGCCTGCCGATGTACTACTCCGAGACGCCCTCCGTGTCGGTCATCATCACGCGGCTGCCCACGGACAATGACCTCACCGCCCTCGACGACTTCCCGAGTTACTATGTCAAGATGTCGTACAAGTTCCTGCGGCGAGGGTCGGCGGTGGTGCGCTACGGCAAGGAGGAGGAGCCCAAGTACCTGGGCCTCCGGGACAAGACGACGGTGTGCAACGCTTTCTTCTCCAACTGTGACCAGCAGCCGTGCTACGTGCAGTCCCCGAACTTCCCCGGCATGTACCCGCGGAACACCACCTGCTACTACCACCTCAAGCAGACCAAGGCGCCGCCCGGCAAGAGGGCCATCATCGCCCTCAGCCAGGACGACGGCCAGCTCGTGCACATCAAGAGCCAGGCGCAGCCCCACGACACGGCCGAGCGGCACCTCAAGCTGTACGGGGACTGCTACTACGTGGGCGACTACGTGCGTGTGTACGACGGCAACTCCACCACCTCGCCCGTGCTGGTCACCTTCTGCCGCGGCGACGTGGTGCCGGAGATCGTGTCCTCAGGGCCGGACGTGCTCATAGAATTCACCACGTCACCCTTTGACCGGCCAAATCACGAGGTGCCGTGGACACATCTGGCGGGCTTCGAGCTGAAGGCAGAGACGCGGTTCATCCCGCAGGACGCCATCGGCGAGGACTGCCGCGTCGTGATCCGCAGCAGTGACAACAGCAGCGGCTGGGTGGAGGGCGCCAGTCACAGCGTGCCGCCCAACACCACCTGCGTGTGGCAGTTCCTGGGTTCCCACGGCCAGGTGGTGTGGATCACCTTCGTTTACTACACCAGGACGACGCAACTGGCCAAGCTGCAGGGCAAGCTGTGCAGCACGCAGCTCGTCATCGCCGACGGGGAGTGGCCGGAAGGCACGTCCATTGCCCGCCACTGCCGTGACACCGAGCTGCGCACCTGCCACCGCGCTCGCCGCCTCAAGGAGGATGCCTCCGTGCGGCCCTGCGACAGGAACGAGTCTTACGTGTCCACCGGCAGGAACCTCAGCATACAGCAGCTGTTTGAGGACGGGAGCATAGTCACCAAAGTTTCTTTTTTGCTCAG GTACGAGTTTGTggaccggcggcagaccggggACTGGGTGGGCGACCCGTGCCAGCGCGTCATCCGCAGTGACGGAGCAGAGCGCGGCAGCTTCACCTTCTCGGCGCCGCGAGACGTGTTCCTGTACGGGCGGGGCGGCCGGTCGGCGGTGTCGTGTTCGTGGCGCCTCCTAGGGGCGCCGGACCAGGTGGTGCGCCTCACCATCACTGCCCTGCAGACGGGGTCGTCGAGCTGCCGCAGGGAGGTGAACCGCCAGACCAAGGCGCTGCGCTGCATACCCGGCTCGCCATCCCACATGTCCCTGTCGGTGTCCGAATGGCCGTGGGCGGACGTGGAGCTGCCGCTGGCGTGCGTCTGCACCCAGGACGAGATTCCCCTCACGAGGGAGTCTCACGGGCCAGACCTCACCCTCAACATGACCATCCGTGGCATGCTCACCCACGAGGACTACTCACACTACTCCTTTAACGCCTCCTACGAGTTCCTGAAGGCGCCGGGCTGCATCGGGGCGACGCGGGTGCTGACGGGCGCCGCGGGGGAGGtggtggcctcctcctcctcttcggataCCAAGGCCAAATGCGAGGGCTTCCCGTGGCTCCTCAAGACGCCGCCCAAACACGCGCTCTTCCTCACGCTGCCCCGCGCCAGTCTTGACAACGGCACCTGCGCCTCCGACACCCGGTTGTTTTTTCACGTGCCGGGCCAAGCCGACCCCGTGCTGGGCGTGTGCCCCGCCGCGGACCCCGCCGCCGCCATTACCTTCTTCTGGCCGCCTCAGGCACTGGGACCGCGTACCATCAAccacccgccgcccgccgctGAGGATTTCGACTTGGCGGCCAGGGAGGAgacagaggcggaggagaagtCGTTCAAGCAAGAGTTGGACTTGCGGGAGCCCAACGAACAGGGATCGTCGCTGGTGGTAGCGTGGCAGCCCCGCAGCGCCTCGCAGCTCCGCCTTCGCTGGCTCACCACCTGGACCCCCGAGGAGGCTGACGACCTGGGGACCTTCCCACACTTCCACCCCGAGGGTCCCGGGGGCTGGACGGACGCCCACAGCGCGCTGCAGTGCAAGGAACTGTGCCCGGAGCTGCACGCCTGCATCCCCTCGGAGCTGTGGTGTGACGGCAAGCAGCACTGTCCGCAAG GCAGCGACGAGACCGTGGCCAACTGCCTGCTGGAGCGCGTGCCGTGGCTCTACCTGACCATCGCCAGCCTCACCCTGCTCACCCTGCTCTCCATCACCGTCTCCGCCGTCAGCCGCCACCGCCAGCAGAAGGCCAAGAAGCGGCAGCAGGACGCCAGGCGGGTGTCCACTCAGGAGTCGATCCTCCCGCCGAAGGAGAAAAGCTTAAGTGCCTATGCTCTCGACTACACCGACATGGACTTTGAAACGACCGTCTGA